The Terracoccus luteus genome includes a region encoding these proteins:
- a CDS encoding SDR family NAD(P)-dependent oxidoreductase, which translates to MRADDRPATRRVLVTGAASGLGLALTRLLVERGDEVLATDTATERPAPLPTGARYHPLDVRDDDGWAAALAEADGHWGGLDVLVNNAGVAAGGRIDVETMQEWTRLVDVNLLGVVRGCRAVTPAFKAQGSGHLVNVASLAGLVHAPGMSAYNAVKAGVVALSETLAFELAPHGIDVTVACPSFFRTGLGSSFAGADTGLAETGRRLVDGSRRGADEVAATVLRGVDARRHLVLTDRDGRIAWRAKRLAHPVYAAAMRRAGRRLAR; encoded by the coding sequence ATGAGGGCCGACGACCGCCCTGCCACCAGACGGGTGCTCGTCACCGGCGCGGCGTCGGGTCTGGGACTCGCCCTGACCCGGCTGCTCGTCGAGCGGGGCGACGAGGTGCTCGCCACCGACACGGCCACCGAGCGACCGGCCCCCCTGCCGACGGGGGCGCGGTACCACCCGCTCGACGTACGCGACGACGACGGGTGGGCGGCGGCGCTGGCCGAGGCCGACGGCCACTGGGGCGGCCTCGACGTGCTCGTCAACAACGCCGGCGTCGCCGCCGGTGGTCGCATCGACGTCGAGACGATGCAGGAGTGGACCCGTCTCGTCGACGTCAACCTCCTCGGTGTGGTGCGCGGCTGCCGGGCGGTGACGCCGGCGTTCAAGGCGCAGGGGAGCGGGCACCTCGTCAACGTCGCGTCGCTGGCCGGGCTCGTGCACGCTCCCGGGATGTCGGCCTACAACGCCGTCAAGGCCGGTGTCGTCGCCCTGAGCGAGACCCTCGCCTTCGAGCTCGCACCCCACGGCATCGACGTGACCGTCGCCTGCCCCTCGTTCTTCCGCACCGGGCTCGGCTCGTCCTTCGCGGGCGCCGACACCGGCCTCGCCGAGACCGGCCGCCGCCTCGTCGACGGCTCCCGGCGCGGGGCCGACGAGGTCGCCGCCACGGTGCTGCGGGGCGTCGACGCCCGTCGTCACCTCGTGCTCACCGACCGCGACGGCCGCATCGCCTGGCGCGCCAAACGCCTCGCCCACCCGGTCTACGCCGCGGCCATGCGGCGGGCGGGCCGCCGCCTCGCGCGGTGA